The following coding sequences are from one Rhodopirellula islandica window:
- a CDS encoding right-handed parallel beta-helix repeat-containing protein — protein MNCRPARRVTCSLFLASITAFSVGTFALLPFALAAEPAGDGVADDTAAIQRWIDAERDVQLPAGTYRITRPLRIDLKSTGAIGFRGEGRSRIVMTGPGPAIQVIGTHAGTADPSTVTDEVWNQQNALIISDLEIVGEHPEADGVELSGTMQPTLHNLTIRRSRHAIHLVDRNRNVIVSDCHLYENSGVGLFLDAVNLHQINVTGSHISYNAGGGIASHGGNVRNLHITGCDIEGNMGSAEAASSANVWLTSGSGSIGEVAITGCTIQHTHQGKDSANIRIDLHSQQVNGTEERRHGNITISGNILSDTQVNVHLRHLRSATVTGNTIWKGFQSNVVLENCEAVTLASNAMDRNPRYHLGRHAVAKHGVQLTDCRDCVLSANVIRGVNDRPAVLELTRCRGILVQGGLFSDDSLPAILAVECSDCMIRNNIVRGSDSPIQLRDCEGMQTD, from the coding sequence ATGAATTGCCGTCCCGCCCGCCGTGTCACTTGCTCCCTGTTCCTCGCGTCGATCACGGCGTTTTCCGTTGGCACATTTGCGTTGTTGCCGTTCGCCCTTGCCGCTGAACCGGCAGGAGATGGCGTTGCCGACGACACCGCTGCGATTCAGCGATGGATTGACGCCGAACGCGACGTGCAACTTCCGGCGGGAACGTACCGAATCACGCGTCCACTTCGGATTGATCTGAAGAGCACTGGTGCGATTGGATTTCGAGGCGAGGGGCGTAGCCGGATCGTGATGACGGGCCCCGGGCCAGCGATCCAGGTCATCGGGACTCATGCGGGAACCGCAGATCCTTCGACCGTAACAGACGAGGTTTGGAATCAGCAGAACGCACTGATCATTTCCGACTTGGAGATTGTTGGTGAGCATCCCGAGGCTGACGGCGTCGAACTGTCGGGAACGATGCAGCCCACGCTTCACAACCTGACGATTCGAAGGTCGCGACATGCGATTCATTTGGTGGATCGCAATCGCAACGTGATCGTCAGTGATTGCCATCTCTACGAGAACTCCGGCGTTGGACTGTTTCTGGATGCGGTCAACCTGCATCAAATCAACGTCACGGGAAGTCACATCAGCTACAACGCCGGTGGAGGAATTGCTTCGCACGGTGGCAACGTTCGCAACTTGCACATCACCGGTTGCGACATCGAAGGCAACATGGGTTCCGCCGAGGCCGCTTCTTCCGCAAATGTTTGGTTGACCAGCGGGTCGGGATCAATCGGAGAAGTGGCGATCACCGGTTGCACGATCCAGCACACCCATCAAGGCAAAGACTCTGCCAACATTCGGATCGATTTGCACAGCCAGCAAGTCAACGGCACGGAGGAACGTCGGCATGGCAACATCACGATCAGCGGCAACATCCTCTCGGACACTCAAGTCAACGTTCACTTGCGGCACCTGCGAAGTGCGACGGTCACCGGCAATACCATTTGGAAGGGATTCCAAAGCAACGTGGTGCTGGAAAATTGCGAAGCGGTGACGTTGGCTTCCAACGCCATGGACCGGAACCCTCGCTACCACCTGGGGCGACACGCCGTTGCCAAACATGGTGTTCAACTGACCGATTGCCGTGACTGCGTTCTTTCCGCCAATGTGATCCGAGGCGTCAACGATCGTCCCGCGGTGTTGGAGCTCACTCGATGTCGCGGCATCCTCGTTCAAGGCGGATTGTTTTCAGACGACTCGCTGCCGGCGATTTTGGCGGTGGAATGCTCGGACTGCATGATCCGAAACAACATCGTCCGCGGCAGCGATTCCCCGATTCAATTGCGAGACTGTGAAGGGATGCAAACCGACTGA
- a CDS encoding ABC transporter permease — protein sequence MSLLFIAWRNFRYRALSSFLTTLSLTLGVGLVVLVMSVYGIISEAFVRNASVGYNLVVGPKGSTLQLTLNAVYYLSQPIENLPYTEYMEFYPKEKRAEMVRTFGGDPALGERDGVYAGFMTDGYAIPLALGDYFGEFRVVGTTPDFFELLNHGPDADQPFTFEEGRNFEFHNEENSYFECVLGSRVAAQMGMRVGDVMNPTHGDPEGKGHGQGFQIVGVLDPTGTPNDRAAFVNLEGFYLLEGHAKPIPDDAVIVLPESAATAGPDEPLLLTIPEREVTSILVRNGNLMMAPMLQNRIKESVRAEAATPIGEINKLMTMIVGPLMQALLAITLITCVVAAVGVLVAIYNSMNDRKRDIAVMRALGARRGSVTWIILFESLIIALVGGIAGWVLAHLGILAASPLIEARTGVQVGFFSMSTYELYLLPLVIGLSLLAGIVPAASAYRTDVGTNLSA from the coding sequence ATGAGCCTGTTGTTCATCGCTTGGCGAAACTTTCGTTACCGTGCTTTGTCAAGTTTCTTGACCACGTTGTCGCTGACATTGGGCGTCGGATTGGTGGTTCTGGTGATGTCGGTTTACGGCATCATCAGCGAAGCCTTCGTTCGCAACGCGTCAGTGGGATACAACCTGGTCGTGGGTCCCAAAGGCAGCACGCTGCAGTTGACGCTCAACGCAGTCTATTACCTCAGCCAACCAATCGAGAACCTTCCCTACACCGAGTACATGGAGTTTTACCCGAAAGAGAAGCGTGCCGAGATGGTTCGCACTTTCGGTGGTGATCCGGCACTTGGGGAACGGGATGGGGTCTACGCTGGATTCATGACCGATGGCTATGCGATCCCGCTCGCGTTGGGGGATTACTTCGGTGAATTTCGAGTCGTCGGCACCACGCCTGACTTCTTTGAATTGCTGAATCACGGCCCCGATGCCGACCAGCCCTTCACGTTTGAGGAGGGACGCAACTTTGAATTTCACAATGAAGAGAACAGCTACTTCGAATGCGTGCTGGGTTCCCGCGTTGCCGCTCAAATGGGAATGCGTGTCGGCGATGTGATGAACCCGACGCACGGCGATCCGGAAGGCAAAGGCCATGGGCAGGGGTTCCAGATTGTCGGGGTGTTGGATCCCACTGGAACGCCGAATGACCGCGCCGCGTTTGTCAACTTGGAAGGCTTTTACCTGCTGGAAGGGCATGCCAAACCGATTCCGGATGACGCCGTGATTGTGCTTCCCGAGTCCGCTGCAACGGCGGGGCCAGACGAACCGTTGTTGTTGACGATTCCTGAACGGGAAGTCACGTCGATCTTGGTTCGCAATGGGAACCTGATGATGGCACCGATGCTTCAAAACCGAATCAAGGAAAGCGTGCGAGCGGAAGCAGCGACACCGATCGGTGAAATCAACAAACTGATGACGATGATTGTTGGTCCGCTGATGCAAGCCTTGCTGGCCATCACGTTGATCACTTGCGTGGTTGCTGCGGTGGGAGTTTTGGTGGCGATCTACAATTCAATGAACGACCGCAAACGAGACATCGCGGTGATGCGTGCCCTGGGGGCTCGCCGAGGCAGCGTGACGTGGATCATTCTGTTTGAAAGTTTGATCATCGCCCTCGTCGGTGGCATCGCCGGTTGGGTGCTGGCTCACCTGGGGATTCTCGCGGCCAGTCCGTTGATCGAGGCCCGCACCGGTGTCCAGGTCGGGTTCTTCTCAATGAGCACGTATGAGCTTTACCTGTTGCCGTTGGTGATTGGATTGAGTTTGTTGGCCGGCATCGTTCCTGCCGCATCTGCCTACCGCACCGACGTGGGCACCAATCTATCGGCCTAA
- a CDS encoding ABC transporter ATP-binding protein: MLAIENLIKRFDQPGGGELTVLDVPQFNIAVGEQVALIGQSGGGKTTLLHLIAGMLSATSGSIRINNLELTRLSEQGRDRFRAGTIGYVFQTFNLLPAFSALENVKLGMSFGSGSVDAARASDLLDRVGLSDRANYRPNQLSVGQQQRVAIARALAGRPKLLLADEPTANVDPASADTVLNLIINSCRDEEISLLMVTHSMDVAQRFQRVDKLEDINRAFSPLGAGS, translated from the coding sequence ATGCTAGCGATTGAAAATCTGATCAAACGATTCGATCAACCTGGTGGAGGCGAACTGACGGTGCTGGATGTGCCCCAGTTCAACATCGCAGTCGGCGAACAAGTCGCCTTGATCGGTCAAAGCGGTGGCGGCAAAACCACATTGTTGCACCTCATTGCAGGGATGCTGTCAGCGACATCCGGTTCGATCCGCATCAACAACTTGGAACTCACCCGCCTCAGCGAACAGGGCCGCGATCGATTTCGGGCGGGAACGATTGGGTACGTCTTTCAAACGTTCAATCTTTTGCCTGCGTTTTCGGCACTGGAAAACGTCAAGCTGGGCATGTCGTTCGGAAGCGGCAGCGTCGATGCGGCCCGCGCGTCAGACTTGCTGGATCGAGTCGGCCTTTCGGATCGAGCGAACTATCGTCCGAATCAATTGTCGGTGGGGCAACAGCAGCGAGTCGCGATCGCGCGAGCTCTCGCCGGTCGTCCCAAACTGTTGTTGGCCGATGAGCCCACCGCGAATGTGGACCCGGCCAGTGCCGACACGGTGTTGAACTTGATCATCAATTCGTGTCGTGACGAGGAGATCTCCTTGTTGATGGTCACGCACAGCATGGATGTGGCCCAGCGTTTTCAGCGAGTTGACAAACTCGAAGACATCAACCGAGCCTTTTCACCCTTGGGGGCCGGATCATGA
- the smpB gene encoding SsrA-binding protein SmpB, with protein sequence MGRVEIENGRPILLLRDPDTITAMSKNKSKKQPTLTEAGAKKAAGKKSGKGKSKNAKKNQPNITPVAENRKAKFRYEILDSVECGMMLMGSEVKSMREGKLSLDEAHIRATNGELWLVGSDIAHYNNAGMWNHDPRRPRKLLVHAKEFEKFAGRAFERGLTLIPLRVYFNERGLAKCVMGLVKGKKIHDKRETIKKRETDRGLQRAMRRK encoded by the coding sequence GTGGGCCGGGTGGAAATCGAAAATGGTCGCCCCATCCTGCTTTTGCGCGATCCCGATACAATCACGGCCATGTCAAAGAACAAAAGTAAAAAGCAGCCCACCTTGACCGAGGCTGGCGCAAAAAAAGCGGCCGGTAAGAAGTCAGGGAAGGGAAAAAGCAAAAACGCGAAAAAGAACCAACCGAACATCACGCCGGTCGCTGAAAACCGCAAAGCGAAGTTCCGCTACGAGATTCTCGACAGCGTCGAGTGCGGCATGATGCTGATGGGCAGCGAAGTCAAATCCATGCGAGAAGGCAAACTTTCCCTCGATGAAGCGCACATTCGGGCCACCAACGGGGAACTGTGGTTGGTCGGTTCCGACATCGCTCACTACAACAACGCGGGAATGTGGAACCACGATCCACGCCGTCCTCGCAAGCTGCTGGTGCACGCCAAAGAATTCGAGAAGTTCGCAGGGCGGGCTTTTGAACGGGGACTGACCCTGATCCCGCTGCGGGTGTATTTCAACGAACGAGGGTTGGCGAAGTGTGTGATGGGGTTGGTCAAAGGGAAAAAAATTCACGACAAACGCGAAACCATCAAGAAACGTGAGACCGACCGTGGGCTGCAAAGAGCCATGCGGCGCAAGTAA
- the lipA gene encoding lipoyl synthase — translation MAFRLPVVAEPEMPAGTDVSSTGRLPRWLKRPIPKSNSNHLTDSLMEEYGLETVCDNAKCPNRMECYSQQTATFMVLGNVCTRPCGFCAVSRGRPPAAPAVDEPERIAKAAERLGLKHVVITSVTRDDLPDGGADHFHNCVIAVRERTGATTEVLTPDFVHCKESLARVIEAKPTVFNHNMETVPRLYRRVRGPKSDYAWTLQMMREVKRYDAEVKTKSGLMLGLGEERGELLDALSDLREHDVDFLTLGQYLQPGDKYLPVVRYVPPEEFDELADIAKSMGFKKVASGPFVRSSYHARDMAETE, via the coding sequence ATGGCTTTTCGATTGCCAGTTGTCGCGGAACCAGAAATGCCTGCGGGCACCGACGTCAGCTCGACGGGACGGTTGCCCCGCTGGCTCAAACGTCCCATCCCAAAATCCAACTCGAATCACCTGACCGATTCGCTGATGGAGGAGTACGGGTTGGAAACCGTTTGCGACAACGCCAAGTGCCCCAACCGGATGGAATGTTACAGCCAGCAGACGGCGACGTTCATGGTGTTGGGCAACGTCTGCACACGGCCCTGTGGATTCTGTGCCGTCAGCCGAGGTCGTCCACCAGCGGCCCCCGCCGTCGATGAACCGGAACGAATCGCGAAAGCGGCGGAGCGTTTGGGACTGAAACACGTTGTCATCACCAGCGTCACCCGAGACGACCTGCCCGACGGCGGTGCCGATCATTTCCACAACTGCGTCATCGCTGTTCGCGAACGCACCGGAGCGACCACGGAAGTCTTGACGCCTGACTTTGTGCATTGCAAAGAATCCTTGGCTCGCGTGATCGAAGCCAAGCCCACCGTGTTCAACCACAACATGGAAACCGTGCCACGCCTGTATCGTCGAGTTCGCGGCCCCAAGAGCGATTACGCGTGGACGCTGCAAATGATGCGGGAAGTCAAACGCTACGACGCCGAAGTCAAAACCAAAAGTGGTTTGATGTTGGGGTTGGGCGAAGAACGAGGCGAATTGCTGGACGCACTGTCCGATCTTCGCGAACACGACGTCGACTTCTTGACCCTGGGCCAGTACCTGCAACCTGGCGACAAGTATCTGCCCGTGGTTCGCTACGTGCCACCAGAAGAATTCGACGAACTGGCTGACATTGCGAAGTCAATGGGATTCAAGAAGGTCGCCAGCGGCCCGTTCGTGCGAAGCAGCTACCACGCACGTGACATGGCTGAGACGGAGTGA
- a CDS encoding aspartate:alanine exchanger family transporter, whose product MNPILVLLCVIALGLLIGRVSFRGISLGTSAILFVALLAGHFGWSIPTGFGTLGLALFVYCVGISAGPTFFRGLASHGRAMAITGSVIVLTGVAVTWVCARLLDLPAELAGGLMAGAMTSTPALGAITQSSDDPAAVAVGFGVAYPIGIIAVVLFVQIAIKLFAKTSDDELDSSSDSSEPSTAEIAESSSIGRRVVRIANPVVAGKRPSDIAAFADSPCQMSRVQREGRWRPTPPNYKFEIGDEVMLVGGSLEIRRVSETLGELQDTADPVVDADRERRYVVVTSPEIYGRTLKELRLRSKYGVTIVRVQRHDVEFVPSSRTRIEFGDGLVAVGEPDALAKIATAVGHRPRTVNETDLLSLVAGIVLGIFVGNLSLRIGEFSMSLGIAGGPLMVGLILGHFRRLGPIRGSYPPAAMLLMTEGGLALFLADAGLNAGANVVEVLMERGVMLCVAAAAIAIIPLLVGFAGSRYFGGRTLWQSLGATCGGMTSTPGLAVLTGATDSSQPATSYVAAYPVALVLITVAAPWLVDLIG is encoded by the coding sequence ATGAACCCGATTCTCGTTCTCCTCTGTGTGATCGCTTTAGGCCTGCTGATTGGCCGTGTTTCGTTTCGCGGCATTTCGCTGGGCACGTCTGCGATTTTGTTTGTCGCGTTGCTCGCCGGGCATTTTGGCTGGAGCATCCCAACCGGCTTCGGCACCTTGGGACTGGCGCTGTTTGTGTATTGCGTCGGCATCTCGGCTGGACCGACGTTTTTTCGAGGGCTCGCGTCTCATGGCCGAGCCATGGCGATCACCGGATCTGTGATTGTGCTGACCGGAGTCGCAGTGACGTGGGTGTGCGCTCGGTTGTTGGATCTCCCCGCCGAGTTGGCTGGCGGTTTGATGGCTGGTGCAATGACCAGCACCCCTGCCCTGGGTGCGATCACCCAGTCATCCGATGATCCGGCTGCGGTCGCGGTGGGGTTTGGTGTGGCGTATCCGATTGGGATCATCGCCGTCGTTCTGTTTGTGCAGATCGCGATCAAACTGTTCGCCAAGACGAGTGACGACGAACTCGATTCCAGTTCGGATTCTTCAGAACCTTCCACTGCTGAAATCGCGGAGTCGAGCAGCATTGGGCGACGTGTGGTGCGAATCGCGAATCCAGTGGTGGCGGGGAAGCGCCCCAGCGATATCGCCGCGTTTGCGGATTCACCTTGCCAGATGTCGCGTGTTCAACGCGAAGGTCGCTGGCGTCCCACGCCTCCAAATTACAAATTTGAAATTGGCGATGAAGTCATGTTGGTTGGCGGTTCGTTGGAGATCCGCCGGGTGTCGGAAACATTAGGCGAGCTGCAAGACACGGCGGATCCGGTGGTCGATGCGGATCGAGAACGCCGTTATGTCGTTGTCACATCACCAGAGATTTATGGTCGCACGCTGAAAGAGTTGCGTCTGCGGTCGAAGTACGGTGTGACGATCGTTCGTGTCCAGCGTCACGACGTTGAGTTTGTTCCCTCTTCGCGCACTCGAATTGAGTTTGGCGATGGTTTGGTCGCCGTTGGAGAGCCGGATGCACTGGCAAAAATCGCGACGGCTGTTGGTCATCGACCTCGAACGGTGAACGAAACCGACCTCTTGTCTTTGGTCGCCGGCATTGTGCTGGGGATTTTTGTCGGCAATCTGTCATTGCGAATCGGCGAGTTTTCGATGTCGTTGGGAATCGCCGGCGGTCCCTTGATGGTGGGACTGATCCTAGGTCACTTCCGTCGACTCGGGCCGATCCGTGGTTCGTACCCGCCCGCCGCGATGTTGTTGATGACGGAGGGAGGGCTGGCGTTGTTCTTAGCCGATGCGGGATTGAACGCCGGAGCCAACGTGGTCGAAGTGCTGATGGAACGCGGCGTTATGCTGTGTGTGGCCGCAGCGGCCATCGCCATCATTCCGTTGCTGGTGGGCTTTGCCGGTTCCCGGTATTTCGGCGGACGAACGCTTTGGCAGTCGCTCGGTGCGACCTGTGGAGGGATGACATCCACGCCGGGATTGGCCGTTCTAACAGGGGCGACGGATTCCAGCCAACCGGCAACCAGCTACGTCGCGGCGTACCCAGTGGCCTTGGTTTTAATCACGGTTGCCGCACCTTGGTTGGTTGATCTGATCGGCTGA
- a CDS encoding acyl-CoA desaturase has product MSTVVEPTKNRAPAKSKGNADQTTSHAPESTTLESPESGGKLRLDQPRAEDADGFSSLVAQKAAKKRDLAKPTKADRVRASNISWWAVGWLAMAHIVCLAAPFTFTWTALITALVLHWVAGSLGICLGYHRLLTHTGMKTYNWVRYLFAGIGCFAGEGSPLDWVADHRKHHAHSDLEGDPHSPRDGGIWSHIFWLAFHTHNGDRDAYLTRWVPDLYKDPAMRAFDLLFLPIHIVASFALLGIGYAFGGWELGISMLVWGMFVRLVAVLHATWMVNSASHIWGYKNYETTDDSRNNWLVAIVAYGEGWHNNHHAYPRMAKHGHKWWEFDITWQAIKLLRAVGLVWDVVDYRTVAEKKARDAKKTAAA; this is encoded by the coding sequence ATGTCGACCGTTGTTGAACCAACCAAGAATCGCGCCCCTGCCAAGAGCAAGGGCAATGCTGACCAAACCACGTCCCACGCACCCGAATCCACCACACTGGAATCGCCGGAATCAGGCGGCAAGTTGCGTTTGGACCAGCCTCGAGCCGAAGACGCCGACGGTTTCTCGTCGCTCGTCGCTCAAAAGGCCGCCAAGAAGCGAGATTTGGCCAAGCCGACGAAAGCTGACCGAGTTCGTGCTTCCAACATCAGTTGGTGGGCCGTCGGTTGGTTGGCCATGGCACATATTGTTTGTTTGGCCGCACCTTTCACTTTCACTTGGACCGCTCTGATCACCGCGTTGGTGCTTCACTGGGTCGCTGGCAGCCTCGGCATTTGCCTTGGTTACCACCGGTTGCTGACGCACACCGGCATGAAAACCTACAACTGGGTGCGATACCTTTTCGCTGGGATCGGTTGTTTTGCAGGCGAAGGCTCGCCTTTGGATTGGGTTGCCGATCACCGCAAGCACCACGCTCACAGTGACCTCGAAGGCGACCCGCACTCGCCTCGCGATGGTGGCATCTGGAGCCACATTTTCTGGCTCGCATTTCACACGCACAACGGTGACCGCGACGCTTACCTGACTCGTTGGGTGCCGGACCTGTACAAAGACCCAGCCATGCGGGCGTTTGACCTGTTGTTCTTGCCCATTCACATCGTCGCTTCGTTTGCCCTGCTCGGTATCGGCTACGCGTTCGGTGGCTGGGAACTGGGAATCTCGATGTTGGTCTGGGGCATGTTTGTCCGCTTGGTCGCTGTGTTGCATGCGACTTGGATGGTCAACAGTGCTTCCCACATTTGGGGCTACAAGAACTACGAAACCACCGACGACAGCCGCAACAACTGGTTGGTCGCGATCGTGGCATACGGCGAAGGCTGGCACAACAACCACCACGCTTACCCACGGATGGCCAAACACGGTCACAAATGGTGGGAATTCGACATCACTTGGCAAGCCATCAAACTGCTCCGTGCAGTTGGCTTGGTCTGGGACGTGGTCGATTATCGCACCGTCGCTGAAAAGAAAGCTCGCGACGCGAAGAAGACTGCCGCAGCCTAA
- the epmA gene encoding EF-P lysine aminoacylase EpmA: MPDPPLIPTFADRLRQRSDLLRDLRRFFDDRGLVEVQPPCLSRDCVVDAFLDPIEVDGAQVGLVGGPDSPATFYLQTSPESAMKRLLAEGAPSIYAITPVFRKGETGSRHNVEFSMLEWYEVGGDAASAIEMLGSLAVEILNTRPYRTITYREAFQQHLGFDPIEIAVQDLQARVAQMDTTLAHSIGLDRDALLDVLLSEQIEPHLATDTPTILTRYPVTQAALAKPCQDDPQCADRFELFYRGVELANGYDELLDAEELRKRYELSNQIRVAHGRQALTVETTLLQAMRRGLPPCSGVALGVDRLLMLRVDAHHIEDVIPLPTTRA, translated from the coding sequence ATGCCCGATCCGCCATTGATTCCCACGTTCGCGGACCGCTTGCGTCAGAGATCCGATCTCCTTCGCGACCTTCGCCGATTCTTCGACGACCGAGGCTTGGTCGAAGTCCAGCCACCGTGTTTGAGTCGCGACTGCGTGGTTGACGCATTCTTGGACCCCATTGAGGTGGACGGGGCGCAAGTCGGATTGGTTGGCGGGCCAGATTCGCCCGCGACCTTTTACTTGCAAACGTCACCTGAATCCGCCATGAAACGCTTGTTGGCCGAAGGTGCTCCGTCGATTTACGCGATCACACCCGTGTTTCGCAAAGGCGAGACGGGATCGCGTCACAACGTCGAGTTTTCCATGTTGGAATGGTATGAGGTTGGCGGCGATGCGGCGTCGGCGATCGAGATGCTGGGTAGCTTGGCCGTCGAAATACTGAACACGCGTCCCTACCGAACGATCACTTACCGCGAGGCTTTTCAACAACATCTCGGATTTGATCCAATTGAGATCGCAGTCCAAGACCTGCAGGCCCGTGTCGCCCAAATGGACACGACGCTGGCTCACTCCATTGGGCTGGATCGCGACGCTTTGCTCGATGTTTTGTTGAGCGAACAGATCGAACCCCACCTGGCCACTGACACTCCGACCATCCTGACTCGGTACCCTGTGACACAAGCCGCGCTCGCGAAACCCTGCCAGGATGACCCGCAGTGCGCCGACCGCTTTGAACTGTTCTACCGCGGCGTTGAGTTGGCCAACGGCTACGACGAACTCCTGGACGCAGAAGAACTTCGGAAACGTTATGAACTCAGCAACCAAATTCGTGTCGCCCACGGACGCCAAGCCCTGACCGTCGAAACGACGTTGCTGCAAGCCATGCGTCGGGGCCTGCCACCATGCAGCGGCGTGGCGCTCGGAGTCGACCGATTGCTAATGCTGCGTGTCGATGCCCATCACATCGAAGACGTCATTCCCCTTCCCACCACCCGAGCTTGA
- a CDS encoding aquaporin produces the protein MQLSLLRRSVCEVIGTYCLVLIGCGAMVVDNQTGMLTHVGVATVWGLIVMTMIYSIGDLSGAHMNPAVSIAFASVGRFPLLDAAAYIVAQCTGALLAAGSLAMVFGVDDVKLGSTMASLPTGSAWAVEFMMTMILMWIVVGVSTGAKEKSITAGLAVGATIAMEAFVAGPLTKASMNPARSLGPAVMSNHYNLLWLYLTAPIVGAIAGGWLYRFVRGDDESDREECVMVKKVSAVVLFALLLGVGGNAAVAEDVDSLLRPNDRIAIIGGTFVERMQPRDKLEAELQTQRPDWKLSLRNLGWSGDTVSAIARKRFDNIEAGRARRLADIEAANPTVALIWYGQSEAGQFEENAARYQADLLSLVDELKKRQIRVILLTPVEMPGDRRPHYRAGLEAFEQMLRDVARAQSLALVELNWKPTDQQLVDDRMLPNELGYRELATQLGGALLGESTEQRDSTRSAKMDAPERQLLLEAIGRKNEFFFHRYRPQNETYLFLFRKHEQGNNAIEIEQFDPIIQAADQAIWDAAQSQ, from the coding sequence ATGCAGCTTTCTTTACTCCGACGTTCAGTTTGTGAAGTCATCGGCACCTACTGCTTGGTGCTGATTGGGTGCGGGGCCATGGTGGTCGACAATCAGACCGGCATGCTGACTCATGTGGGTGTGGCCACCGTTTGGGGGTTGATCGTGATGACGATGATCTACTCGATCGGCGATTTATCGGGAGCTCACATGAACCCGGCTGTCTCCATTGCATTCGCGAGCGTGGGCCGCTTCCCCCTCCTCGATGCGGCCGCCTACATCGTCGCTCAATGCACCGGCGCGTTGCTCGCGGCCGGTTCCTTGGCAATGGTGTTCGGGGTCGACGACGTGAAGCTCGGCAGCACGATGGCGTCTTTGCCCACAGGATCCGCCTGGGCGGTGGAATTCATGATGACCATGATTTTGATGTGGATTGTGGTCGGTGTTTCAACCGGTGCGAAAGAAAAATCGATCACGGCGGGCTTGGCCGTCGGCGCTACCATTGCCATGGAAGCCTTCGTTGCCGGACCACTCACCAAAGCATCCATGAACCCGGCTCGTAGCCTGGGTCCCGCTGTGATGTCCAACCATTACAATCTGCTCTGGTTGTATTTGACCGCACCCATCGTGGGTGCGATCGCGGGTGGCTGGTTGTACCGATTCGTGCGAGGCGATGACGAATCGGACAGAGAGGAATGTGTCATGGTGAAGAAGGTTTCCGCCGTTGTTCTGTTTGCGTTGCTCTTGGGTGTCGGTGGAAATGCCGCCGTGGCGGAGGACGTTGATTCGCTGCTGCGTCCCAACGATCGCATCGCCATCATTGGGGGCACGTTCGTCGAACGCATGCAACCGCGAGACAAACTGGAAGCCGAACTGCAGACGCAGCGGCCCGACTGGAAGCTCTCCCTTCGCAACCTCGGTTGGTCGGGCGACACCGTGTCTGCCATCGCTCGCAAGCGTTTTGACAACATCGAAGCGGGCCGCGCCAGGCGTTTGGCGGACATTGAGGCAGCCAACCCGACGGTCGCACTGATTTGGTACGGACAATCGGAAGCGGGGCAGTTCGAGGAAAATGCAGCTCGATATCAAGCGGACCTGTTGAGCTTGGTTGACGAACTGAAAAAGCGGCAAATCCGCGTGATCCTGCTGACTCCTGTCGAAATGCCCGGGGACCGACGTCCCCACTACCGAGCCGGTCTGGAGGCCTTTGAGCAGATGCTGCGTGATGTTGCACGAGCCCAATCACTCGCATTGGTGGAATTGAACTGGAAACCCACCGATCAACAATTGGTGGACGATCGCATGTTGCCCAACGAACTGGGGTATCGCGAATTAGCCACGCAACTGGGGGGAGCCCTGCTGGGCGAATCCACCGAGCAGCGTGACTCCACCCGATCCGCCAAGATGGACGCTCCCGAACGCCAGTTGTTGCTGGAAGCGATTGGTCGAAAGAACGAGTTTTTCTTCCATCGCTACCGCCCTCAAAACGAAACCTATTTGTTCTTGTTTCGAAAGCACGAGCAAGGCAACAACGCCATCGAGATTGAACAGTTCGATCCAATCATCCAAGCAGCCGACCAAGCGATCTGGGACGCGGCCCAGAGCCAGTAG